A genomic segment from Candidatus Borkfalkia ceftriaxoniphila encodes:
- a CDS encoding helix-turn-helix domain-containing protein produces the protein MKILVAERLKELMKESGVTQYALAKAIGMRQSNVSEWLSQKKEPSIKSLWLLADFFDVDIDFLIGRKNY, from the coding sequence TTGAAAATCTTGGTTGCGGAGCGGCTGAAAGAATTGATGAAGGAGTCGGGCGTCACGCAGTACGCTCTGGCAAAGGCCATAGGCATGCGCCAGAGCAACGTGAGCGAATGGCTCTCACAGAAAAAGGAGCCGAGTATCAAGAGCCTCTGGCTGTTGGCGGACTTTTTCGACGTGGACATCGATTTTCTCATCGGACGCAAAAATTATTGA
- a CDS encoding glycosyltransferase has product MNIVVVIDIYDQLTNGTVMTAYRFVEEFKRRGHTVRVVATGARGEGEYEVPERILPIATKVASKQQIRFGKPVESVFREAFEGADVVHFYLPFQLEKKGRKIAKEMGIPCTAAFHLQPENITYNCGLKRSRLVPRWIYSWFRRKFYKYFDHIHCPSVFIADQLRKHKYKAKLHVISNGVAADFRPPETPRTEPKEFFDILMIGRYATEKRQDVLIRAIARSKYADKIRLTLAGKGPKRKKLERLGKKYLKNPVTFGFYPEKELIEVIHSSDLYVHAADIEIEAIACIEAFSCGLVPVIADSKKSATPQFALDERSLFKAGSEKDLAAKIDYWIEHEEERRRMGEKYADHGSRYRLDYSVERAEEMFTEAIKTHKNKKRVEGKEHKKMRKFFGKRSKIANFFSSLFYYGIAIPLLFVYNKLVYGLKISGRKNLKKLKKKGAISVSNHVHTLDCTMNALAMFPRKVHFTSLKSNFHIPVAGGILHFVGVIPVADKVSEMPIFLQEVKELVKKKRLLHVYAEGELVNYYAGLRDFSRGAFMIAREAQVPILPVVMSWRKRRGLYRLFLPKKPCATITIGEPIYPDYMLFSKEQEVDLMQRTVAAMEKLYAGSNGGKSVNYWENKKMPEGERRKIKKKKEPSAKNVKKEESAPVSSFEEEIEATQTE; this is encoded by the coding sequence ATGAACATCGTCGTAGTGATAGATATATATGACCAGTTGACGAACGGCACGGTAATGACGGCTTACCGTTTCGTGGAAGAATTCAAGCGCAGAGGTCATACGGTGCGCGTCGTGGCAACGGGCGCGCGCGGAGAGGGCGAATACGAGGTCCCCGAGCGTATCTTACCCATCGCCACAAAAGTTGCGTCAAAACAGCAGATCCGTTTCGGCAAGCCCGTGGAATCGGTCTTCCGCGAAGCCTTCGAGGGCGCGGACGTCGTCCACTTTTATCTTCCCTTTCAGTTGGAAAAAAAGGGCAGGAAGATCGCAAAAGAAATGGGTATTCCCTGTACGGCCGCCTTTCATCTGCAACCCGAAAACATTACTTATAATTGCGGCTTAAAGCGCAGCAGGCTTGTCCCCAGATGGATCTATTCCTGGTTCCGCCGCAAATTTTACAAGTATTTCGACCATATCCATTGCCCGTCGGTCTTCATTGCCGACCAACTCAGGAAACATAAATACAAGGCGAAACTGCACGTCATTTCCAACGGCGTGGCGGCTGATTTCCGTCCGCCCGAAACGCCGCGCACCGAGCCTAAGGAGTTTTTCGATATCCTCATGATCGGGCGCTACGCTACCGAAAAACGGCAGGACGTTCTCATCCGCGCCATCGCCCGTTCCAAATATGCGGACAAGATCCGCTTGACGCTCGCGGGCAAGGGGCCCAAGCGCAAAAAACTCGAACGGCTGGGCAAAAAATATCTGAAAAATCCCGTCACGTTCGGGTTTTATCCCGAGAAAGAACTGATCGAAGTCATTCATTCTTCCGATCTGTACGTACACGCCGCGGATATCGAGATCGAGGCGATCGCCTGTATCGAGGCGTTCAGTTGCGGGCTGGTGCCCGTCATCGCCGATTCCAAAAAATCTGCGACGCCGCAGTTCGCGCTCGACGAACGTTCGCTTTTCAAGGCGGGTTCGGAAAAAGACCTCGCCGCCAAGATCGACTACTGGATCGAACACGAAGAAGAGCGCCGCCGCATGGGGGAGAAATACGCCGACCACGGCAGCCGCTATCGTCTGGATTATTCGGTCGAACGCGCGGAAGAAATGTTTACCGAGGCGATCAAAACGCACAAGAACAAAAAGCGCGTGGAAGGCAAAGAGCACAAGAAAATGCGCAAATTTTTCGGCAAACGCTCGAAGATCGCAAATTTCTTTTCTTCGCTTTTCTATTACGGGATCGCCATTCCGCTGCTTTTCGTCTATAACAAACTCGTGTACGGACTGAAAATAAGCGGCCGCAAAAATCTGAAAAAACTCAAAAAGAAGGGCGCGATCTCTGTGTCCAACCACGTTCATACGCTCGATTGCACGATGAACGCGTTGGCAATGTTCCCGAGAAAGGTGCATTTCACGTCGCTGAAAAGCAATTTCCATATCCCTGTGGCGGGCGGGATCCTGCACTTCGTGGGCGTGATCCCCGTGGCGGACAAGGTTTCCGAAATGCCCATCTTTTTACAGGAAGTCAAAGAACTTGTCAAGAAAAAACGTTTATTGCACGTGTATGCAGAAGGGGAACTCGTCAACTATTATGCGGGACTGCGCGATTTCAGCCGCGGCGCGTTCATGATCGCGCGCGAGGCGCAGGTTCCCATTCTTCCCGTCGTGATGAGTTGGCGCAAACGCCGCGGTCTGTACCGCTTGTTTCTGCCTAAAAAACCGTGCGCGACCATCACCATCGGCGAGCCTATCTATCCCGATTATATGCTCTTTTCCAAGGAACAGGAAGTGGATCTGATGCAGCGCACCGTCGCGGCGATGGAAAAACTGTACGCCGGATCCAACGGCGGCAAGAGCGTGAATTATTGGGAAAACAAAAAGATGCCCGAAGGGGAACGGCGCAAGATCAAGAAAAAAAAGGAGCCTTCCGCCAAAAACGTGAAAAAAGAAGAGAGCGCACCCGTTTCCTCTTTCGAAGAGGAGATAGAGGCGACGCAGACCGAATAA
- a CDS encoding A/G-specific adenine glycosylase, whose product MNRQEILQKLPALLLPWYDVNKRDLPWRKNTDAYRVWVSEIMLQQTRVEAVKEHYERFMRELPTVQALAACTEEKLLKLWEGLGYYSRARNLHSAAKEIAALGEFPSDHEKIRKLKGVGAYTAGAIASIAFEQPTPAVDGNVIRVLSRLLADERGQDVLKDVFEKELAPAYPPARRGDFTQSLMELGATICLPSSPRCMLCPLFSLCGTRGDALPVRKRKAERKKTEMTVFVFSGENGAGLFKRTDGVLKGLWQFYNVTRFLGADEARGHLLSLGLKEFSLSPAPVSHKHVFTHLEWDMRAYAVQTEEVLPFLTYFPKSEIVEKISVPSAFQWCIELI is encoded by the coding sequence ATGAACAGACAAGAGATCCTGCAAAAACTGCCCGCGCTGCTTTTGCCATGGTACGATGTAAACAAGCGCGACCTTCCCTGGCGCAAAAATACCGACGCATACCGCGTGTGGGTTTCGGAGATCATGCTGCAACAGACGCGCGTGGAGGCGGTCAAGGAACATTACGAGCGGTTTATGCGCGAACTGCCCACCGTGCAGGCGCTCGCAGCGTGCACGGAAGAAAAACTTTTGAAGTTGTGGGAAGGGCTGGGCTATTACAGCCGTGCCCGCAATCTGCACAGCGCGGCGAAAGAGATCGCCGCGCTCGGGGAGTTTCCGTCCGATCACGAAAAGATACGCAAACTCAAAGGCGTGGGCGCGTATACGGCGGGCGCGATCGCCTCGATCGCCTTCGAACAGCCCACGCCCGCAGTGGACGGAAACGTGATCCGCGTGCTTTCCCGACTCTTGGCGGACGAGCGCGGACAAGACGTTTTAAAAGACGTTTTCGAAAAGGAACTCGCGCCCGCCTACCCTCCCGCGCGCAGGGGCGACTTTACGCAAAGCCTGATGGAACTGGGCGCGACGATCTGCCTGCCCTCTTCGCCCCGCTGTATGCTCTGCCCGCTCTTTTCGCTCTGCGGTACGCGCGGGGACGCGCTGCCCGTCAGAAAGCGCAAAGCGGAGCGCAAAAAGACGGAAATGACCGTGTTCGTCTTTTCGGGCGAAAACGGCGCGGGGCTTTTCAAGCGAACAGACGGCGTTTTGAAGGGACTTTGGCAATTCTATAACGTGACGCGGTTTCTCGGCGCCGACGAGGCGCGCGGACACTTGCTATCGCTGGGGCTGAAAGAGTTTTCGCTCTCGCCCGCGCCCGTTTCACACAAACACGTTTTTACCCACCTCGAATGGGATATGCGCGCCTACGCCGTGCAGACGGAAGAAGTCCTTCCTTTCCTGACTTATTTCCCGAAAAGCGAAATCGTAGAAAAAATTTCCGTTCCGTCCGCCTTTCAATGGTGCATCGAACTGATATAA
- a CDS encoding shikimate kinase translates to MKNIILIGMPASGKSTAGVLLAKTVGYGFIDSDLLIQNQQKRLLCEIIEREGAEKFIEIEENVNGALWAERCVVATGGSVVYGERAMKHLKELGTVVYLELSLAEVERRLKNIARRGVVMRRQGETLAELYAERAPLYEKYADATVACDGLGLEETVRAIAAAVGL, encoded by the coding sequence ATGAAAAACATTATTTTGATCGGAATGCCCGCGTCGGGCAAGAGCACGGCGGGCGTCCTTCTCGCCAAAACCGTCGGCTACGGATTTATCGACAGCGATCTTCTGATACAGAACCAACAAAAGCGCCTTCTCTGCGAGATCATCGAACGCGAGGGCGCGGAAAAGTTCATCGAAATCGAAGAGAACGTCAACGGGGCTCTGTGGGCGGAGCGTTGCGTCGTCGCCACGGGCGGCAGCGTCGTCTACGGCGAACGTGCGATGAAACATTTGAAAGAACTGGGCACCGTCGTCTATCTCGAACTCAGCCTTGCCGAAGTAGAAAGGCGTCTGAAAAATATCGCGCGGCGCGGCGTCGTCATGCGGCGGCAGGGCGAAACGCTCGCGGAACTGTACGCCGAGCGCGCGCCCCTATACGAAAAATATGCGGACGCGACAGTCGCGTGTGACGGGTTGGGACTGGAAGAGACTGTCCGTGCCATCGCTGCGGCGGTCGGGCTCTGA
- a CDS encoding undecaprenyl-diphosphate phosphatase, with protein MEIWKAAVLGIVQGLTEFLPVSSSGHILLFERLLGVSTGGADMFLGIVLHAGTLVAVIAVYFKKLLALFRPPFSDLLRLLIATVPAALVGVLLGDLVDKAFFGGKFLWVAFALTAVLLALAERKTRRTALYRPVDKRRALVVGLAQAVAVIPGLSRSGTTLSAAVLCGASRDEAADFSFLMSVPIIAGALLVEIVKCAKGGVSLAGIGFPALAVGTLLSFLCGLFAIGIMLKAIKKGKYGAFCIYLIVLSILLIIFPF; from the coding sequence ATGGAGATCTGGAAAGCGGCGGTATTGGGCATCGTGCAGGGACTCACCGAATTCTTGCCCGTTTCTTCCAGCGGACACATTCTGCTGTTCGAGCGGCTTTTAGGGGTGAGTACGGGCGGCGCGGATATGTTTTTGGGGATCGTACTGCACGCGGGGACGCTCGTCGCCGTCATCGCGGTCTATTTCAAAAAACTGCTCGCGCTGTTTCGTCCGCCCTTTTCCGATCTTTTAAGGCTTCTGATCGCCACCGTGCCCGCGGCGCTCGTCGGGGTTCTCTTGGGCGATCTGGTGGATAAAGCATTTTTCGGCGGAAAGTTTTTGTGGGTGGCGTTCGCGCTGACCGCAGTATTGTTGGCGCTCGCCGAACGTAAGACGCGCCGTACGGCGCTGTACCGCCCCGTCGACAAGCGCCGCGCGCTCGTTGTGGGGCTTGCGCAGGCGGTCGCGGTCATACCCGGGCTATCGAGGAGCGGAACGACGCTTTCCGCCGCGGTCCTTTGCGGCGCGAGCCGCGACGAAGCGGCGGATTTCTCCTTTCTGATGAGCGTTCCGATCATCGCGGGCGCGCTCCTCGTGGAGATCGTCAAGTGCGCGAAAGGGGGCGTGTCGCTGGCGGGGATCGGTTTTCCCGCACTGGCGGTGGGCACGCTGCTGTCTTTTTTGTGCGGACTGTTTGCCATCGGCATCATGCTCAAAGCCATCAAAAAAGGAAAATACGGGGCGTTTTGCATTTATTTGATCGTACTATCGATCCTTTTGATTATTTTTCCTTTCTGA
- a CDS encoding YjzC family protein, translated as MQMHSGDNCPKSGTYKVVGPNGEDMGKLYMNEGETFPPTQQSGCYYEQV; from the coding sequence ATGCAGATGCATTCAGGCGACAATTGTCCCAAGAGCGGTACCTACAAAGTCGTAGGACCGAACGGCGAAGACATGGGCAAACTCTATATGAACGAAGGTGAAACTTTCCCGCCTACACAGCAGTCCGGCTGCTATTACGAGCAGGTATAA